A stretch of DNA from Acidobacteriota bacterium:
CGTCCAGATGATGAGGGGGAAGGTGCTCCATCCACTCCTTCGCCTCGGCGTTCGTGATGACGAACTCGAAAACATGACCGTGGCTGCGGAGACGCAAAATTTTGCATCCTTCCTGCGACAGGCCGGTCGTGGTCTCCTCGTCGTACTCGACTTCGTCGATGCGATCGAGGTCGAGGCTGGCCTCCAGGTCGGTGTTCTCGTAGTAAATCGTGGAACTGGTCAGAGCGAGGGCGACGGGAAGCCGCTCCCGCCCTTCCATGTAGAGCGCGCGATGGGCAATGATGGAGTCTGCCGATCGCTTCTTGACCATTTCGTCGATTCGCCCCTTGGCCCGCTGCTGGTTGACGAACCAGATGATGACCGCCAACAGGATAATGACCACGATGATCGTGGAGACGAGTGCGACAGCGTCGTGCATGAGTCCTCCGTATTCAATCGATGATCCGAGAGCGTATCCGGGTGCAATTCTACTGACCATGATAACGCATCAGGCCCGGGTTCGATGTCGGCGGGGATCTTCGCTACAATCGAGAAATGGGGCACGGCCGCAAACCGATGCGAATGCACCACTCTGCCGGGGGAGTCGTCGTGGGTCGTCGGGGCACAGAGGCGCTGGTGGCCCTGATCCAGACGCACGGAAAGACCCGATTTGGATTGCCGAAGGGAACCATCGACGATGGCGAGACCTCTGAGCAGGCGGCGGTGAGAGAGGTCAGGGAGGAAACCGGTCTCGAAGCATCGATCCTCTGTCATCTCGACGAGATCGATTACATCTTCCGGGCGCACCAGATACTCGTTCACAAATTCGTCGACTATTACCTGATGAGATACGTCGACGGCGAGCTCGTTCCCCAGCTCGAAGAGGTCGACGACGTCAGCTGGCTCCCCCTTCATGCGGCCGCCGGCGTCCTCAGCTTCGACTCGGAACGACGGGTCGTCGAAAGGGCCAGGATGATCTGGTCCGAGATGTCGGAGCGGGAGCGATCCGGCTTTTCGTGTGTAGGATGATCACAGGAATGCAGCCCGGCGGTGGCGGGAGCACCCTTCTTGCAGTGCTGCCTGAGCTTCGCAGGTGACCGATGCTCGCGGTCGACGACAGGACTCGATGAACTCGCAGATCAGAAGGATTTTGTGGACGGCGTTCGGTGTGCTGTTTCTGCTGACGATCATTTCGACGTCGGTCAACGTCATGGTGCTGCAGAACGAACGGCAGAACCAATATCGCGCGTCCGAGGTCTATGAACCGCTGCTCAAGGCTCTGATGTCGATGGATGCCTCGATCAGCGCGATGCTCGCTGCTTCCCGGGGCTATTCACTGACCCAGGGTCGAACCGAATTCCTCGAGCAGTACACTCAGGCGATCAGGGAGTTCGAGACGACGGCCGCCGAGGCGAGGGAACTGGCGGTCGAAGAGAGGGACAGCCAGCTCGTCAGCGACATGACGCTCCATTTTCAGGAGTTGCGGCGCATATCGGACGAGCAGATCGACGCAACCGATCGCGGTGGCCCTGCCGTCGAGCGAATGCTCGACGCCATGAGAGTCAGGCGAACGGCGGCCGACTTTGCCGGAACCTTCGTCGTCAACGAGGCCACGCGTCGCGCCGCATACCGTCAGCGGCTGGACGATCTTCGCCTGTTTCAGACGGTGACCCTGGTCGCGTCGGTCATTCTCATCGGTGCTCTGGGAGTTTTTCTCATATTTCGGGTCGAACGGAGCATCCATGAGGCAGTCGAAGGCCAATTGAGAAAGACTCGCGCAATGATCGGGAGCATGTCGGAAGGCATCATGCTCGTCGATTCCCGCGGCCGGAGTGAGTACATCAACCCCGCGGGCGAAAGGATGCTCGGAACCCGGGAGACGGGTGTACCGATCGAAGAGCACTCCCGGGTCTACGGGTTTCGGGATGTCGAGGGCGATTTGATGGATGAAGGTGGATTGCCCGCGGTCGAGGCTCTGACCACCGGCCAGGAGGTTCGCGACGTTCCTGTGTCGATCCAGAAGGGAAGCGAACCGCTGCGAATGGTCTCGATGAGTGCGACGCCGATCGTCGAGGATGGAGCCCGGGGTGCACTCGTAACGTTCCGCGACATCACCGAGCGCTACAAGCTCGAGGCCGAGATGCAGGTGCAGGCGGAACGGGCACAGACCCTCGCCGACGCAGGAGCTTTCTTCTCGAGCAACATCGACCTCGACTGGGTGACCCAGGCCATCGCCGAACGCGTAGCCGAAGTCCTCGGAGACTGGGCCGCGGTCATTCTGAAGGTTCCGGGGACGAACGAAATGCGGGTCGCGGCGATTCATCACTGCGACATGTCGTCGCTCGGCCTGGCCTGGGCTTTCATCTACCGACAACCCCTGGTGGTCGGCGAAGGGACGTTCGGACAGCCAGTCGCGACGGGCGTTCCGTCGCTGGTCACCAGCATGGACAGCGGATCCCGCTCCCGGCAGGAGGGTCCGTATCACCCCTCCGGCTCGCTCGCGTCGCTGCTGGTCATGCCGCTCCGGACGCGAGGCGAGATCATCGGGGCTCTCGCGATCGCCGCAACGAACCCCGAAAACCAGATGAATGAGCAGAAGCTGCCTCTGACCGAGGTGCTGGCCGAGCGTGCGGCGGTGGCGATCGAGAACGCGCGGCTCTACATCGAACAGGTCGATGCCAGAAAGAAGGTCGAGGATCTTTCGCGGCTCAAGGATGAATTTCTGTCGATCGCATCTCACGAGCTTCGCACGCCGGTCACCTCCATCAAGGGGTATACGCAGCTCGCGAAGACGATGATAAACGAGAAGGACGTCGAAAACTCGGTCGAATATCTCGATGTCGCCCTCGATCAGATCGACCGGATGTCCCGGCTGATTCTCGAACTTCTCGACGTCTCACGCATCGAGACAGGGCGACTCGACATCAGCCGTCGTGAGCTCAACTGGAATGAGTTCGTCGAAGAAGTCGTCGAGCGACAGCGGATGACCAAGCCCGACCGCCAGATCAACCTCGAGGTTCCCGATACCGAAGTCATGATCCGCGGCGACGTGG
This window harbors:
- a CDS encoding NUDIX hydrolase translates to MGHGRKPMRMHHSAGGVVVGRRGTEALVALIQTHGKTRFGLPKGTIDDGETSEQAAVREVREETGLEASILCHLDEIDYIFRAHQILVHKFVDYYLMRYVDGELVPQLEEVDDVSWLPLHAAAGVLSFDSERRVVERARMIWSEMSERERSGFSCVG
- a CDS encoding GAF domain-containing protein codes for the protein MNSQIRRILWTAFGVLFLLTIISTSVNVMVLQNERQNQYRASEVYEPLLKALMSMDASISAMLAASRGYSLTQGRTEFLEQYTQAIREFETTAAEARELAVEERDSQLVSDMTLHFQELRRISDEQIDATDRGGPAVERMLDAMRVRRTAADFAGTFVVNEATRRAAYRQRLDDLRLFQTVTLVASVILIGALGVFLIFRVERSIHEAVEGQLRKTRAMIGSMSEGIMLVDSRGRSEYINPAGERMLGTRETGVPIEEHSRVYGFRDVEGDLMDEGGLPAVEALTTGQEVRDVPVSIQKGSEPLRMVSMSATPIVEDGARGALVTFRDITERYKLEAEMQVQAERAQTLADAGAFFSSNIDLDWVTQAIAERVAEVLGDWAAVILKVPGTNEMRVAAIHHCDMSSLGLAWAFIYRQPLVVGEGTFGQPVATGVPSLVTSMDSGSRSRQEGPYHPSGSLASLLVMPLRTRGEIIGALAIAATNPENQMNEQKLPLTEVLAERAAVAIENARLYIEQVDARKKVEDLSRLKDEFLSIASHELRTPVTSIKGYTQLAKTMINEKDVENSVEYLDVALDQIDRMSRLILELLDVSRIETGRLDISRRELNWNEFVEEVVERQRMTKPDRQINLEVPDTEVMIRGDVDRLEQVLGNLIENAVKYSDQSKPVHVTVENDQDGVLTTVRDEGMGIPADEINNVFERFHRGRQVSSTNYGGLGLGLYITKQIIDRHDGTIWVESEEGKGTIFGFRIPASEVSAEASTA